The following are encoded in a window of Fischerella sp. PCC 9605 genomic DNA:
- a CDS encoding ATP-dependent Clp protease ATP-binding subunit — protein sequence MFEHFTSEAIKVVMLAQEEARRLGHNFVGTEQILLGLLGEGNGVAAKVLTELGVTLKDARREVERIIGRGSGYLPPEIPFTPKVKTLFEQSFKEARSLGHNYIGTEHLLLGLTEAGEGVAAKVLQNLGVDLKNVRTAVIRRLGEATAVSAGGSGIPRRTQTLTLEEFGRNLTKLAQEGKLDPVVGRAKEIERAIQILGRRTKNNPVLIGEPGVGKTAIAEGLAQRIANQDVPDILQDKQVISLDMGLLVAGTRFRGDFEERLKKIMDEIRSVGNIILVIDEIHTLVGAGGVEGGMDAANILKPALAKGEMQCIGATTLDEYRQHIERDAALERRFQPIMVGEPSVEETIQILHGLRSAYEQHHRVNISDQALIAAANLSDRYISDRFLPDKAIDLIDEAGSRVRLRSSMVSANRETKRELTAVGKAKDEAVRAQDFDKASQLRDRELDLEAQLADSQNEQSVNKPIVDEEDIAQIVASWTGVPVNKLTESESEMLLHLEDTLHQRLIGQEQAVTSVSRAIRRARVGLKNPNRPIASFVFSGPTGVGKTELAKSLAAYFFGSEEAMIRLDMSEFMERHTVSKLIGSPPGYVGYDEGGQLTEAVRRRPYTVVLFDEIEKAHPDVFNMLLQILDDGHLTDAKGRKVDFKNTLIILTSNIGSRVIEKGGGGLGFQFGEDEAEASYNRIRTLVNEELKAYFRPEFLNRLDEIIVFTQLNKDEVKQIADIMLKEVTSRLTEKGIALEVSDRFKERVLQEGYNPSYGARPLRRAIMRLLEDSLAEAMLSGQITEGDTAIVDVDDDGQVTVRKSEKRELMLANVG from the coding sequence ATGTTTGAACATTTCACTTCCGAAGCTATTAAAGTAGTTATGCTCGCTCAGGAGGAAGCTCGGCGCCTGGGTCACAACTTCGTAGGAACTGAACAGATTCTCCTGGGTTTGCTGGGAGAAGGAAATGGGGTTGCTGCCAAAGTGCTGACTGAATTGGGCGTTACTCTCAAAGATGCACGACGCGAGGTCGAAAGAATTATTGGTCGGGGTTCTGGCTACCTACCACCGGAAATTCCTTTTACCCCTAAAGTAAAAACTTTATTCGAGCAATCTTTTAAAGAAGCTCGTAGTTTAGGACACAACTATATTGGTACTGAACACTTACTTTTGGGATTAACTGAGGCGGGTGAAGGAGTCGCCGCCAAAGTACTGCAAAATTTGGGTGTTGACCTCAAAAATGTCCGCACCGCAGTAATTCGTCGCTTGGGTGAGGCTACAGCTGTAAGTGCAGGTGGTAGTGGTATTCCCAGACGAACCCAAACATTAACTTTAGAGGAATTTGGTAGAAACCTCACCAAATTAGCACAAGAAGGTAAGCTCGATCCTGTAGTCGGTCGCGCCAAAGAAATTGAACGCGCTATCCAAATTCTTGGTCGTCGCACAAAGAATAACCCCGTTTTGATTGGTGAACCAGGAGTTGGTAAAACAGCGATCGCCGAAGGTCTAGCACAACGCATTGCCAACCAAGATGTCCCCGACATTTTGCAAGACAAGCAAGTTATTAGCCTTGACATGGGGTTACTGGTGGCAGGCACTCGCTTCCGTGGCGATTTTGAAGAACGCCTCAAGAAAATCATGGATGAAATCCGCTCTGTAGGCAATATCATCCTGGTGATTGATGAAATTCACACATTAGTTGGTGCTGGTGGTGTAGAAGGTGGCATGGATGCTGCCAATATCCTCAAGCCAGCATTGGCAAAAGGTGAAATGCAGTGCATTGGTGCAACCACTCTTGATGAGTACCGTCAGCATATCGAACGCGATGCCGCTTTAGAGCGTCGTTTCCAACCAATCATGGTTGGTGAACCTTCGGTAGAAGAAACGATTCAGATTCTACATGGTTTGCGCTCGGCTTACGAGCAACACCACAGAGTCAACATTTCCGATCAGGCGCTAATTGCAGCGGCTAATTTATCCGACCGTTACATTAGCGATCGCTTCTTGCCAGACAAAGCCATCGACTTGATTGATGAAGCAGGAAGCCGCGTACGTCTGCGGAGTTCAATGGTTTCTGCCAATCGCGAAACCAAGCGCGAATTAACTGCTGTAGGCAAAGCTAAAGACGAAGCCGTTAGAGCACAAGATTTTGACAAAGCTTCACAACTGCGCGATCGCGAGTTGGATCTCGAAGCTCAACTAGCAGATTCACAAAACGAACAATCTGTCAATAAGCCTATTGTTGACGAGGAAGACATTGCTCAAATCGTCGCCTCTTGGACTGGCGTACCAGTTAACAAACTGACCGAGTCTGAGTCGGAAATGCTGCTGCACTTAGAAGACACATTGCATCAGCGCCTCATCGGTCAAGAGCAAGCAGTTACATCTGTATCGCGTGCCATCCGGCGTGCCCGTGTAGGGTTGAAAAATCCCAATCGACCTATTGCTAGCTTTGTCTTTTCCGGGCCAACTGGAGTAGGTAAGACAGAATTGGCGAAGTCATTGGCAGCTTACTTCTTCGGTTCTGAAGAAGCGATGATTCGTCTGGATATGTCTGAGTTTATGGAACGCCATACCGTCTCCAAGCTGATTGGTTCGCCTCCTGGTTATGTTGGATACGACGAAGGCGGACAACTCACTGAAGCTGTGCGGCGCAGACCATACACAGTAGTGCTGTTCGACGAAATTGAGAAAGCACACCCCGATGTATTCAATATGCTGCTGCAAATCTTGGATGACGGTCATCTTACTGACGCCAAAGGTCGGAAAGTAGACTTTAAGAACACGCTGATTATTTTGACTTCCAACATCGGTTCACGAGTAATTGAAAAAGGTGGCGGTGGTTTGGGCTTCCAGTTTGGCGAAGATGAAGCCGAAGCAAGCTACAACCGCATTCGTACCTTGGTGAACGAGGAACTCAAAGCTTACTTCCGTCCCGAGTTTCTCAACCGTCTCGATGAAATTATCGTCTTCACCCAACTCAATAAAGATGAAGTCAAGCAAATTGCTGACATCATGCTTAAAGAAGTAACTAGCCGCCTAACTGAAAAAGGTATCGCCTTGGAAGTGAGCGATCGCTTCAAAGAACGTGTGCTGCAAGAAGGTTATAACCCCAGCTACGGTGCTAGACCGTTGCGTCGGGCGATTATGCGCCTCCTCGAAGATTCTCTGGCAGAAGCCATGCTGTCTGGTCAAATTACAGAAGGCGATACAGCTATTGTTGATGTTGATGATGACGGTCAAGTGACAGTACGCAAGTCAGAAAAACGAGAGTTAATGTTGGCAAATGTAGGGTAA
- a CDS encoding MlaD family protein, translating to MRSRTFREGSVGLLLLLGAGVFGAIILWLNRFTAAQSSYKAVVEFANAGGMQKGSIVRYRGVRVGNISAIRPGPNNVEVEIEITNPNLVIPRDVRVEANQSGLISESIIDITPESPLPNGTAVAKPLDRNCDPSVIICDGSRLQGQIGISLDELIRSSTNLAALYTQPRVYENLNEALENTSNAAAQVAVLSREITSLTRTTQRQLNNFSTAANSVADAADRVSTSTSQTVNQFSTTAKSISSTANQANQLLKNLDSLVTTNRSSLVSALNNITETSNQLRTTVASLSPTLNRLTQGELVQNLETLSANAAQASANLRDASRALNDPNNLLVLQQTLDSARVTFENTQKITSDLDELTGDPSFRENLRQLVNGLSTLVSSTQQMQQQVEVANTLDAVKTAVRNPNAAKSKIGESQQQTTFYFPPTALKIANKQLQPAVTLETSTSSQQKLLENKQFQSTISQDTPTSSQEKLLQKLREHSKQRQKEEVE from the coding sequence ATGCGATCGCGCACATTTCGAGAAGGTTCTGTGGGGTTACTACTCCTCCTGGGAGCAGGTGTATTTGGAGCAATTATCCTCTGGCTAAATAGATTTACCGCTGCTCAGAGTTCATACAAAGCCGTTGTGGAATTTGCTAATGCTGGTGGTATGCAAAAAGGGTCAATAGTTCGCTATCGTGGCGTTAGGGTAGGTAATATTTCTGCCATCCGACCGGGGCCAAACAATGTGGAAGTGGAAATAGAAATCACTAATCCCAACTTAGTTATCCCCCGTGATGTCAGAGTGGAAGCCAATCAATCCGGTCTGATTAGCGAAAGCATTATTGACATCACACCCGAATCACCTTTACCAAATGGAACTGCTGTTGCTAAACCTTTAGATAGAAATTGCGATCCTAGTGTAATTATTTGTGATGGTTCGCGATTACAAGGTCAAATAGGCATCAGTTTGGATGAGTTGATTCGCTCCAGCACTAACTTAGCTGCTCTTTATACTCAGCCGAGAGTCTATGAGAATCTTAATGAAGCACTAGAAAATACCTCCAATGCAGCTGCTCAAGTAGCTGTTCTCAGCCGTGAAATCACCAGTTTGACCAGAACCACACAAAGACAGCTGAATAATTTTTCAACTGCTGCAAATTCTGTAGCAGATGCAGCAGATAGAGTCAGTACATCTACTAGTCAAACTGTCAATCAATTCAGTACCACAGCAAAGAGTATTAGTTCAACTGCAAATCAAGCCAATCAATTGCTAAAAAACCTGGATAGCCTGGTAACAACTAATCGTTCTTCACTAGTTTCAGCCTTAAACAATATTACCGAAACCAGCAATCAATTACGGACTACAGTTGCTAGCCTATCGCCTACTTTAAATCGTTTGACGCAAGGAGAGTTAGTGCAAAATTTAGAAACTCTCTCAGCAAATGCTGCACAAGCGTCGGCTAATTTGCGCGATGCTAGTCGAGCACTCAACGATCCTAATAACCTCTTAGTATTACAACAAACCCTAGATTCTGCACGGGTAACATTTGAAAACACCCAGAAAATTACATCTGATTTGGACGAATTGACTGGCGATCCAAGTTTTCGGGAAAATCTCAGGCAACTGGTTAATGGTCTAAGTACTTTGGTGTCTTCTACCCAACAGATGCAGCAGCAAGTCGAGGTTGCAAATACGCTAGATGCAGTTAAAACAGCTGTTAGAAACCCAAATGCAGCAAAAAGCAAAATAGGTGAAAGCCAACAACAGACGACATTTTACTTTCCACCTACTGCTTTAAAGATTGCGAACAAACAACTTCAACCAGCTGTCACTCTAGAAACTTCTACTTCATCGCAACAAAAGTTATTGGAGAACAAACAATTTCAATCCACTATCAGTCAGGATACCCCTACCTCATCCCAAGAAAAGCTATTGCAGAAATTGCGTGAGCACAGCAAGCAACGGCAGAAGGAGGAAGTAGAATAA
- a CDS encoding ATP-binding protein translates to MGEEKRGREKNSSFPPSPYHPIPPSQFVRLWIADNGIGIASEHQKRIFRVFERLHGIESYPGTGIGLAIVQKGIERMNGQCGVESELGQGSRFWIKLRSAN, encoded by the coding sequence GTGGGAGAGGAGAAGAGGGGGAGAGAAAAGAATTCTTCTTTCCCCCCATCACCCTATCACCCCATCCCCCCCTCTCAATTTGTACGCCTCTGGATTGCTGACAACGGTATTGGCATTGCAAGCGAACATCAAAAACGCATATTTCGAGTGTTTGAGCGCCTGCATGGCATAGAATCCTATCCAGGAACGGGGATCGGATTAGCAATTGTTCAGAAAGGAATTGAGCGAATGAACGGTCAATGTGGGGTTGAATCTGAACTGGGACAGGGAAGTCGATTTTGGATTAAGTTAAGAAGCGCCAACTGA
- a CDS encoding response regulator, whose amino-acid sequence MTNTILLVEDNPTDILLIQRVFRNEALTHTSLQIVKDGEAAIFYLSGKGEYADRICYPLPSIILLDLKLPRRSGHEVLAWIKQQPELKRVPVIVLTSSRQKEDVNQAYDLGANSYLVKPVKFTVLSEMLNSFSSYWLEFNEPPEL is encoded by the coding sequence ATGACAAACACAATTTTGCTGGTAGAAGATAACCCCACTGACATACTGTTAATCCAACGGGTTTTTCGTAACGAAGCTTTGACACATACTTCGCTGCAAATTGTTAAAGATGGAGAGGCGGCGATTTTCTACCTGAGTGGTAAAGGAGAATATGCTGACCGTATTTGTTACCCCTTACCAAGTATCATTTTGCTCGACTTGAAACTACCCCGACGTTCCGGGCATGAAGTACTAGCATGGATTAAGCAGCAACCAGAACTAAAACGTGTGCCTGTGATTGTTCTAACTTCCTCTCGGCAAAAAGAAGACGTAAATCAGGCTTACGACTTGGGAGCAAATTCTTATTTGGTCAAGCCTGTGAAGTTCACTGTTCTGTCTGAAATGCTGAATAGTTTCAGTAGTTATTGGCTAGAGTTTAATGAACCACCGGAGCTTTGA
- a CDS encoding sensor histidine kinase, which translates to MKRSLLQQINIALGIGLLLLLINAVISYRNTLKIVKNEESVNHTHQVLAELEKTLSTLIDAETGQRGYLLTGRETYLEPYQTAIAHVNDRVDTLRRLTADNPRQQERIQNLEQAIDVKLTNLEQTINIRRKQGFEPARQLVNTGQGKQIMDEIRRQIAQMEAEENQLLRIRSKESQASIQTTLLTFTVVTCVNLLFLGVIFSLLRRNIFKRQQEAEKQNQLLIELKQEQQQLKQSEARYRSLVTATAQAVWTTNPQGEIVEDIPCWRSLTGQSETAVKGQGWLEAIHPEDREQAAQSWQNAIATKSVYENEHRVRIADGSYRHFAARAVPVLDDNGQVREWVCIHTDITERKQAEAEILKLNTTLEQRVAERTAQLQEANQTLEGFAYSVAHDLRAPLRGMQGLSEALLEDYGDQLDELGREYAQQIVNSGEQLQELIDDLLEYSRLSRAELKLQPVDLNAVVADAITQVESQLNYQHAQITVQSPLPAVLAHRNTLIQVLTNLLSNALKFVAPSVEPQVQIWAEEVEEGESGRGEEGERKEFFFPPITLSPHPPLSICTPLDC; encoded by the coding sequence ATGAAACGCTCGCTGCTTCAGCAAATTAACATTGCGTTAGGAATAGGGCTGTTACTGCTACTTATCAATGCAGTTATTTCTTATCGCAATACGTTAAAGATAGTTAAAAATGAAGAGTCGGTTAACCACACCCATCAAGTTTTAGCTGAACTAGAAAAAACTCTTTCCACCTTAATAGATGCAGAAACCGGACAGCGCGGCTATCTGCTCACAGGTAGAGAAACATATCTAGAACCTTATCAAACAGCGATCGCCCATGTGAACGACCGGGTTGATACTTTGCGGCGGCTAACCGCAGATAATCCCAGACAGCAAGAGCGAATTCAAAATTTAGAACAAGCAATTGACGTCAAGCTGACTAACCTCGAACAAACCATCAATATCCGACGAAAACAGGGATTTGAACCTGCCCGACAGTTGGTCAACACTGGTCAGGGTAAACAGATAATGGATGAGATTCGGCGGCAGATAGCCCAGATGGAAGCTGAAGAAAATCAGCTTTTGCGTATTCGCTCAAAAGAATCTCAAGCAAGCATCCAAACAACGCTACTCACCTTCACTGTCGTTACTTGCGTAAATTTACTGTTCTTAGGAGTAATATTTTCTTTGCTGAGACGAAATATATTTAAGCGTCAGCAGGAGGCAGAAAAGCAAAATCAACTGTTGATCGAGCTAAAACAAGAGCAACAGCAACTCAAGCAAAGTGAAGCCCGTTATCGTTCTCTAGTAACAGCTACAGCCCAGGCAGTTTGGACGACTAATCCGCAAGGAGAAATAGTTGAAGATATCCCCTGTTGGCGATCGCTGACAGGGCAAAGTGAAACAGCAGTCAAAGGGCAGGGCTGGTTAGAAGCAATTCACCCCGAAGACCGAGAACAAGCTGCACAATCATGGCAAAATGCGATCGCCACCAAAAGCGTGTATGAAAATGAGCATAGAGTCCGAATTGCAGATGGCTCTTACCGACATTTTGCTGCCCGAGCTGTGCCTGTTTTGGATGACAACGGACAAGTCCGCGAGTGGGTATGCATTCATACCGATATCACCGAGCGCAAGCAAGCAGAAGCAGAAATATTGAAGCTCAACACTACCCTAGAACAACGAGTAGCAGAGCGCACCGCTCAACTGCAAGAAGCAAACCAAACACTAGAAGGTTTTGCATATTCTGTTGCCCACGATCTGCGTGCACCCCTGCGAGGAATGCAGGGATTGTCTGAGGCATTATTAGAAGACTACGGCGATCAACTTGATGAACTTGGTAGGGAGTATGCCCAGCAAATAGTAAATTCGGGTGAGCAGCTACAAGAACTGATCGATGATTTACTAGAATATAGCCGCCTCAGCCGTGCTGAGTTAAAGCTGCAACCTGTAGATTTGAACGCAGTTGTAGCAGATGCAATTACCCAAGTAGAGAGTCAATTAAATTACCAACATGCTCAAATAACAGTTCAATCTCCACTGCCCGCAGTGCTGGCTCATCGTAATACCTTAATACAGGTGTTAACAAATCTGCTTAGTAATGCCCTAAAATTTGTTGCACCAAGTGTAGAACCGCAAGTGCAGATATGGGCAGAAGAAGTAGAGGAGGGGGAGAGTGGGAGAGGAGAAGAGGGGGAGAGAAAAGAATTCTTCTTTCCCCCCATCACCCTATCACCCCATCCCCCCCTCTCAATTTGTACGCCTCTGGATTGCTGA
- a CDS encoding sensor histidine kinase gives MLHILIVDDNPTDRLLVKRELQQEFPELRVTEVADRSEFLNAIANNNFALVVTDYQLRWSNGLEILRDTKSRYPNCPVIMFTNSGNEEIAVTAMKAGLDDYIIKSPRHYIRLAVAVRGALERKAAQRRAALLENRLQLLLERLNVGVFSSTLDGCLLESNQAFLRLLGVSTLAETQAVNLCELFWKLSPTDSQSQVQEIILPQANSQSKYLLLTQYLNTNDDEAVIDGVVEDITALKQAELALHQLNETLELRVQERTAELEDVNSQLEAFAYSVSHDLRAPLRAIEAFAHILLSNYATALDANAQDYLGRIGRAAVLMNTLIENLLDYSRLSRSKLPLERVDLNAAIAKALTQLEEEIRSKQAHITIVVSLPIVLAHPDTLLQVLINLLANAIKFVAPGVQPQVRVWAEEVEERERGRVGEGESGTEKNSYFPPSPHPPSFSPSSQFIRLWIEDNGIGIAQEYYERIFGVFERLHGEETYPGTGIGLAIVRKGVERMGGRVGVESTVGQGSRFWIDLRKVRV, from the coding sequence GTGCTACATATTTTGATTGTTGATGACAACCCAACCGATCGCCTACTCGTCAAACGTGAACTACAGCAGGAATTCCCAGAATTGCGAGTTACAGAAGTTGCAGATAGAAGCGAGTTTTTAAATGCGATCGCCAACAATAATTTTGCTCTCGTCGTCACCGATTACCAACTCCGTTGGAGCAATGGTTTGGAAATTTTGAGAGATACGAAGTCTCGCTACCCGAATTGTCCTGTAATTATGTTTACCAACTCGGGTAATGAAGAGATTGCCGTAACAGCCATGAAAGCTGGACTGGATGATTACATTATCAAATCTCCCCGGCATTATATCCGCCTAGCGGTTGCGGTTCGAGGTGCGTTGGAGCGAAAAGCCGCTCAACGCCGAGCGGCACTGTTAGAAAATAGGTTGCAATTATTACTTGAACGTCTAAATGTAGGGGTGTTTTCCTCTACTCTTGATGGTTGTTTGTTAGAAAGTAACCAAGCTTTTCTGCGTCTATTAGGCGTGAGTACTTTAGCAGAAACGCAAGCGGTGAATCTGTGCGAACTATTTTGGAAGCTTTCTCCTACTGACTCACAATCACAAGTACAGGAAATCATTCTCCCACAAGCTAATAGTCAATCAAAATACCTGCTGTTGACACAGTATTTAAACACCAACGATGACGAAGCTGTGATTGATGGAGTGGTTGAAGATATCACCGCACTCAAACAAGCAGAACTCGCCCTGCACCAGCTCAATGAAACGCTGGAATTGCGAGTTCAAGAACGTACAGCCGAATTAGAAGATGTTAATTCCCAACTAGAAGCATTTGCCTACTCAGTTTCTCACGACTTGCGTGCGCCTTTACGGGCAATTGAAGCATTTGCCCACATCTTGCTCTCTAACTACGCAACCGCATTAGATGCTAACGCACAGGATTATCTGGGGCGCATTGGGCGTGCTGCTGTTCTCATGAACACCCTTATTGAAAATTTACTTGACTACAGCCGCCTGAGCCGTTCTAAACTTCCTTTGGAAAGAGTTGATCTGAATGCAGCGATCGCCAAAGCTCTCACCCAACTAGAGGAAGAAATTAGGAGTAAACAGGCACACATAACTATAGTAGTTTCACTGCCTATAGTGTTAGCACACCCTGATACATTGCTGCAAGTTTTAATCAACCTGCTCGCAAATGCCATTAAGTTTGTAGCGCCAGGAGTACAGCCGCAAGTGCGAGTCTGGGCAGAAGAGGTTGAAGAGAGGGAGAGAGGGAGAGTGGGAGAGGGGGAGAGTGGAACAGAAAAGAATTCTTATTTCCCCCCATCTCCCCATCCCCCCTCCTTTTCTCCCTCCTCTCAATTTATTCGTCTGTGGATAGAAGACAATGGCATCGGAATTGCACAAGAGTATTATGAAAGAATTTTTGGTGTCTTTGAGCGCTTGCATGGAGAGGAAACTTATCCTGGCACTGGTATCGGTTTGGCAATTGTCCGCAAAGGAGTAGAGCGTATGGGTGGTCGAGTGGGTGTGGAGTCTACCGTAGGTCAGGGAAGCCGATTTTGGATAGATTTACGTAAGGTTCGGGTGTAA
- a CDS encoding hybrid sensor histidine kinase/response regulator — MLHILLVDDNPNDRLIAIHGLRRTFAELEIVSAVDNDSLQQALSQGGFDLAITDYQLHWSDGLKVLEAVKAIYPDCPVIMFTDSGSEEVAVQGMKAGLSDYVLKGRNHLHRLSIAVRECLEKQKLRQEYANAVEKLRFSEENLRFALEAGNIIAYSWDIQTGTVHRLQNGGIKTGLEPDGAVGSFEQILNAIHPEDRDRFQAKIRTALKLKTPYESEYRILQADGSVTWLYDKGRPTFDESGKPVQMFGIAMDITARKQAEEERSRAEAKERRYLNRLKQLTAASPLINSTLSLDEILRLIADKSREIIEAHMAIVHLTLDGNWADTLTKISLSEKYAQWRGYQASLDGSGIYTLVCQMQQPMRLTQAELKVHPAWCSFGKAARKHPPLRGWLAAPLRFRNGKSLGVIQLSDKYEGEFTEEDENILVQLAQMAAAAIDNAQLYEESQQANRVKDEFLAILSHELRSPLNAILGWSQILLSHKLEPAATTRALEIIERNARLQTQLIEDLLDVSRIIRSKLRLSVCSVNLTVPIEAAIDTMRLAAQSKSIDLLFTILDSGLGDSSENQKFEVLGDVNRLQQVVWNLLSNAIKFTPPGGRIEIRLERVGSDARITISDTGKGISPEFLPYIFDYFRQADGSTTRTHSGLGLGLAIVRHIIELHGGTISAESPGEGQGATFTIRLPLLKAETQEDTATQRNGETALREGFLTQASTYTLSGYSDENPKDDAVAESFCASSSASLTGLRILIVDDESDTREFLTFLLEQHKAKPMAVASATEALQALNTFKPTILISDIGMPNENGYSLLRKIRKLAPEKGGQIPAIALTAYAREEDKNQAMSAGFQFHIAKPVKPTELVAAILDLIGERGKGKGEWEIGNRENN; from the coding sequence ATGCTGCATATTCTGCTGGTAGATGACAATCCCAACGATCGCCTCATCGCTATCCACGGACTGAGGCGAACATTTGCTGAACTCGAAATTGTTTCAGCTGTGGATAATGATTCGCTTCAACAAGCGCTTTCACAAGGTGGTTTTGATTTGGCGATCACCGACTACCAGCTGCACTGGAGTGATGGCTTAAAGGTGCTAGAGGCGGTGAAAGCTATCTACCCAGACTGTCCAGTAATTATGTTTACCGATAGTGGCTCTGAAGAGGTAGCAGTCCAGGGTATGAAGGCGGGTTTAAGTGATTACGTACTCAAGGGACGAAATCACCTGCACCGCCTAAGCATTGCCGTACGCGAATGCTTGGAAAAGCAAAAGTTACGGCAAGAGTATGCAAACGCAGTTGAAAAACTGAGATTTTCCGAAGAAAACCTACGTTTTGCTTTAGAAGCTGGCAATATTATTGCTTATAGCTGGGATATCCAGACAGGGACGGTACATCGCTTGCAAAATGGTGGCATCAAAACTGGACTGGAACCCGATGGTGCTGTAGGCTCTTTTGAGCAAATTCTCAATGCTATTCACCCAGAAGATCGCGATCGCTTTCAAGCAAAAATTAGAACAGCCCTGAAGTTAAAGACACCCTACGAGTCAGAATATCGAATTTTGCAAGCAGATGGCTCGGTTACGTGGTTGTATGACAAAGGGCGACCTACATTTGATGAATCTGGCAAGCCAGTACAGATGTTTGGCATTGCGATGGACATTACTGCACGCAAACAAGCAGAAGAAGAACGTTCTCGTGCAGAAGCAAAAGAGCGTAGATATTTAAACCGCCTCAAACAACTGACAGCAGCCTCGCCCTTAATTAACTCCACCCTGTCTCTTGATGAAATTTTGCGGTTGATTGCAGACAAATCAAGAGAAATTATCGAAGCACATATGGCGATCGTGCATCTCACCCTAGACGGCAACTGGGCAGATACACTCACTAAGATTTCTCTAAGTGAAAAATATGCTCAATGGCGCGGCTATCAAGCATCACTAGATGGCTCTGGCATCTATACTTTAGTGTGTCAAATGCAACAACCAATGCGTTTGACACAAGCAGAGCTAAAAGTACATCCTGCTTGGTGCTCTTTTGGTAAAGCAGCTCGAAAGCACCCACCCCTGCGGGGTTGGCTAGCAGCACCACTCAGATTCCGCAATGGCAAAAGCTTGGGAGTCATTCAGCTTTCTGACAAGTACGAAGGTGAATTTACCGAAGAGGATGAAAACATTTTAGTGCAATTAGCGCAGATGGCTGCGGCGGCAATTGATAATGCACAACTTTATGAAGAATCTCAACAAGCCAATCGAGTCAAGGATGAGTTTTTGGCTATTCTCTCCCATGAACTCAGGTCGCCCCTCAATGCTATTTTAGGTTGGTCACAAATACTACTTTCCCATAAATTGGAGCCAGCAGCTACAACTCGGGCATTGGAAATTATCGAGCGCAATGCTCGCTTGCAAACTCAATTGATTGAAGACTTATTAGATGTTTCCCGAATTATCCGGAGCAAGCTGCGTTTGAGTGTTTGTTCGGTTAACCTCACCGTACCGATTGAAGCAGCAATTGATACCATGCGTTTAGCTGCTCAATCCAAGTCAATCGATTTGCTATTTACGATTTTAGATAGTGGACTGGGAGATAGCAGTGAGAATCAAAAATTCGAGGTTCTTGGTGATGTTAACCGTTTACAGCAAGTAGTCTGGAATTTACTTTCTAATGCCATCAAGTTTACTCCACCCGGAGGACGAATAGAAATCCGACTAGAACGAGTTGGCAGTGATGCCCGTATAACCATAAGCGACACAGGTAAGGGCATTTCTCCTGAATTTCTTCCCTATATTTTTGATTACTTTCGCCAAGCTGATGGCTCAACTACCAGAACTCACAGTGGACTTGGATTGGGGTTAGCGATTGTACGTCATATCATAGAATTACACGGGGGGACAATAAGTGCAGAAAGTCCGGGAGAAGGACAGGGAGCTACGTTCACAATCAGACTGCCACTTTTAAAAGCAGAAACACAAGAGGACACGGCGACACAGCGAAACGGTGAGACAGCGCTGCGGGAGGGTTTCCTAACCCAGGCGAGTACGTATACGCTTAGTGGATACTCTGACGAGAACCCGAAGGATGATGCTGTGGCAGAAAGTTTCTGTGCATCTTCTTCTGCTTCCCTCACCGGACTACGCATACTAATAGTTGATGATGAATCAGACACCCGTGAATTTTTGACTTTCTTACTTGAACAGCATAAAGCAAAGCCAATGGCAGTAGCCTCGGCAACTGAGGCGCTGCAAGCACTGAATACATTCAAACCGACAATTCTAATAAGCGACATTGGGATGCCAAACGAAAATGGCTACAGCTTACTCCGTAAAATCCGAAAATTAGCACCAGAAAAGGGAGGACAAATTCCCGCGATCGCTCTTACAGCTTATGCTAGAGAAGAAGATAAAAATCAAGCAATGAGTGCAGGTTTTCAGTTTCACATAGCTAAACCTGTAAAACCAACTGAGTTAGTCGCAGCTATTCTCGATTTAATAGGGGAAAGGGGAAAGGGGAAAGGGGAATGGGAAATAGGGAATAGGGAAAATAATTAA
- a CDS encoding DUF3288 family protein — protein sequence MNKDQQHPLYNRDRSVVSSLIAGEATDYNLAELARLRIRYQGFPGARDIQSDLDKILQQWGITEAELFEKTRAIHAVGGIYKSRSKKEEQDWN from the coding sequence ATGAACAAAGATCAACAGCATCCTCTATACAATCGCGATCGCTCTGTTGTAAGTAGTTTAATAGCTGGTGAAGCGACAGACTACAACCTTGCTGAACTAGCGAGATTGCGAATTCGCTATCAAGGCTTTCCTGGAGCAAGAGATATTCAAAGCGATCTAGATAAAATTTTACAGCAATGGGGTATTACTGAAGCGGAGCTATTTGAGAAAACTCGCGCCATTCACGCCGTTGGTGGAATTTATAAAAGCCGCTCCAAGAAAGAAGAACAAGATTGGAATTAG